Proteins from a single region of Nodularia sp. LEGE 06071:
- a CDS encoding helix-turn-helix domain-containing protein: MNNQTKVADSCTGKFLTPFQLRFLQKSLQENLPDSYRQRIEIMLLADQGKSQTEICKTLGCCPATVRHWMHIARTGMAHQWQDCPIGRPKAVNDEYLQRLKELVLNSPRDYGYAFRRWTANWLQKHLAKEFGIEVSDRHIKRLLKQMGLSTRPKTNNEPQAGSENTKSSSILIHDLKSDNIPENNGFLPIQFAKLGMESETYGAKSIRSCGFITTVQPCIRTFTGRSGISALLPTI; the protein is encoded by the coding sequence ATGAACAATCAAACGAAAGTTGCAGACAGTTGTACAGGTAAATTTTTAACGCCTTTTCAATTGAGGTTTTTACAGAAAAGTTTACAAGAAAATCTACCTGATTCCTATCGTCAGCGCATTGAAATTATGCTGCTAGCAGACCAGGGGAAATCTCAAACAGAAATTTGTAAAACTTTAGGATGTTGTCCAGCAACAGTTAGACATTGGATGCACATAGCCCGTACTGGTATGGCGCATCAATGGCAAGATTGTCCCATTGGTCGCCCGAAAGCAGTCAACGACGAATATCTGCAACGATTAAAAGAACTAGTTTTAAATAGTCCCCGCGATTACGGCTATGCTTTTCGCCGCTGGACAGCCAACTGGCTTCAAAAACATTTGGCTAAAGAATTTGGTATTGAAGTGAGCGATCGCCATATCAAGCGACTGCTCAAACAAATGGGATTATCTACGCGCCCAAAAACCAATAACGAGCCGCAAGCAGGATCTGAAAATACTAAAAGTTCCAGCATATTGATTCACGACCTGAAATCCGACAACATCCCCGAAAATAACGGATTTCTGCCTATTCAATTCGCAAAATTAGGTATGGAGTCAGAAACTTATGGTGCAAAATCTATCCGATCCTGTGGTTTTATTACAACAGTTCAACCATGCATTAGGACATTCACTGGGCGAAGCGGAATTTCAGCGCTACTACCAACAATTTAA
- a CDS encoding peptidase domain-containing ABC transporter — MVQNLSDPVVLLQQFNHALGHSLGEAEFQRYYQQFKFLNPKVGKFWQGEDAEAGVYIAIAGKVRLLNDQGELITTLGSGESFGEFTLFPEANFQPYGARASVNLQLCFIPAAVLSALMLRYPPIKEHLLAKANTYNSLLVGSEQSPQHNQTEIPSAPVTPVTEPQLDKKLSKAYFPTPKQRVGHLLQRTIRRYPFFNQQSASDCGAACLVMVSRYWGKRFSVNRLRDIANVDRNGASLRGLSTAAESIGFSTRPVKASLDQLAKQTLPAIVHWEGKHYIVVYEITQKSVIVADPAIGQRTLSHAEFKANWTGYTLLLQPTAFLKDTKDTITPFWQFFELLKPHSLVMLEVFAASVFIQIFGLITPLFTQLILDRVVVQRSELTLFAVGLGLLIFSLFRVAMMGLRQYLLDHTANKIDVALIVAFIRHTLRLPLSYFESRYVGDITSRVQENRKIQRFLSGEALSILLDLLTVFIYLGLMFWYSWKMALLSLVIVPPFVLLALVATPFLRKISREIFNAYATESSYLIEALSGVRTVKSTAVEQTVRWHWEELLHKEIKTGFSGQIIGNRLQIFSNSIHAIVTTTLLWFGAYQVIHNQLTIGQLVAFNMLLGNVIAPFQRLTVLWSELQEVTIAVERINDVLDAEPEEDLQHQVRQSLPPIQGHIHFDHVTFRYHQESDINVLENLSFRVKPGQMVALVGRSGSGKTTISKLALGLYPPTDGKVLIDGQDITSLSLRSLREQVGVVDQDTFLFGGTIRENISLGYPGAKLEEIIEAAQLAGADEFIKKMPMGYESQIGEGGGMLSGGQRQRIAIARALLGNPQLLILDEATSHLDAESERIIQSNLNTILKGRTTLVIAHRLSTVRNADLILVLDRGVLIESGTHEELMAKRGHYFYLNHQQLDNAA, encoded by the coding sequence ATGGTGCAAAATCTATCCGATCCTGTGGTTTTATTACAACAGTTCAACCATGCATTAGGACATTCACTGGGCGAAGCGGAATTTCAGCGCTACTACCAACAATTTAAATTTCTCAACCCGAAAGTCGGAAAGTTTTGGCAAGGAGAAGATGCAGAAGCTGGAGTATATATTGCGATCGCAGGTAAAGTCAGGTTATTAAATGATCAAGGAGAGTTAATTACCACATTGGGATCTGGAGAATCTTTTGGAGAATTTACCTTATTCCCAGAGGCTAACTTCCAACCCTATGGGGCTAGAGCAAGTGTTAATTTACAACTATGCTTTATTCCCGCCGCAGTTTTATCGGCCTTGATGCTTAGATATCCCCCAATTAAAGAGCATTTACTAGCTAAGGCAAATACCTATAATTCGCTGCTGGTGGGTTCCGAACAATCACCTCAACACAATCAAACCGAAATTCCCTCAGCACCAGTAACACCAGTTACAGAACCTCAGCTAGACAAAAAACTTAGCAAAGCTTACTTTCCCACTCCTAAGCAGCGAGTTGGACATTTATTACAACGAACAATTCGCCGTTACCCATTTTTTAACCAACAAAGTGCATCAGATTGTGGTGCAGCTTGTTTAGTCATGGTGTCTCGTTATTGGGGTAAACGCTTTAGTGTGAATCGCTTACGGGATATCGCGAATGTTGACCGTAATGGTGCATCTTTGCGTGGTTTATCCACAGCAGCAGAAAGTATTGGGTTTAGCACACGACCAGTAAAAGCCAGCCTAGATCAGTTAGCCAAGCAAACATTACCTGCGATCGTTCACTGGGAAGGCAAACATTACATTGTGGTTTATGAAATTACCCAAAAATCTGTGATTGTCGCCGACCCAGCCATTGGTCAACGGACTCTGAGTCATGCTGAATTTAAAGCAAATTGGACTGGCTATACACTGCTGCTGCAACCCACAGCCTTTTTAAAAGATACCAAAGACACAATTACACCTTTTTGGCAATTCTTTGAACTACTCAAGCCTCACAGCTTGGTCATGTTGGAAGTATTTGCCGCATCTGTGTTTATTCAGATATTTGGACTGATTACTCCTTTATTCACTCAGTTAATTTTAGATAGGGTAGTAGTACAGCGTTCTGAACTCACCTTATTTGCCGTCGGTTTAGGATTACTAATTTTTAGTTTATTCCGTGTAGCAATGATGGGTTTACGGCAATATTTATTAGACCACACAGCTAATAAAATAGATGTGGCATTAATCGTGGCATTTATTCGCCATACTCTGCGCCTACCCCTCAGTTACTTTGAGTCCCGTTATGTGGGGGATATTACCTCTCGCGTCCAAGAAAATCGCAAAATTCAACGTTTTCTTTCTGGTGAAGCATTATCTATCCTGCTAGATTTACTAACTGTTTTTATCTATCTAGGATTGATGTTTTGGTATAGCTGGAAAATGGCATTGTTATCCTTAGTAATTGTACCGCCTTTTGTACTATTGGCTTTGGTCGCCACACCTTTTTTACGCAAAATTTCCAGAGAGATTTTTAATGCTTATGCTACTGAAAGTAGTTATCTAATTGAAGCTCTTTCTGGTGTCAGAACAGTGAAATCTACAGCAGTAGAACAGACAGTGCGTTGGCATTGGGAAGAATTATTGCATAAGGAAATTAAAACTGGTTTTTCTGGGCAGATTATTGGTAATCGCCTGCAAATATTTAGTAATTCCATTCACGCAATTGTTACTACTACTTTATTATGGTTTGGGGCATATCAAGTAATTCACAATCAGTTAACCATTGGTCAGTTAGTAGCATTTAATATGCTATTAGGAAATGTGATTGCACCATTCCAGAGATTAACAGTTTTGTGGAGTGAATTACAAGAAGTAACCATTGCAGTAGAAAGAATTAACGATGTACTAGATGCAGAACCAGAAGAGGATTTACAGCATCAAGTTAGACAATCTTTACCACCAATTCAAGGACATATTCACTTTGATCATGTGACATTCCGCTATCATCAAGAAAGTGATATTAACGTTTTAGAAAACCTCAGCTTTAGGGTTAAACCAGGGCAGATGGTGGCTTTAGTCGGTCGGAGTGGTTCAGGAAAGACAACTATTTCTAAGTTAGCTTTGGGGTTGTATCCGCCTACAGATGGCAAAGTCTTAATTGATGGACAAGATATTACTAGCCTTTCCTTACGTTCCTTACGGGAACAAGTTGGAGTCGTTGACCAAGATACTTTTCTATTTGGCGGCACAATTCGAGAGAATATCAGCTTAGGATATCCGGGGGCAAAACTAGAAGAAATTATTGAAGCTGCACAATTAGCGGGTGCTGATGAGTTTATCAAAAAAATGCCTATGGGCTATGAAAGCCAAATCGGTGAAGGCGGGGGAATGTTGTCTGGTGGACAACGACAAAGGATTGCGATCGCCAGAGCATTATTAGGCAATCCCCAATTGTTAATTTTAGACGAAGCTACTTCCCATTTAGACGCTGAATCAGAGCGAATTATTCAGAGTAATTTAAATACCATCCTCAAGGGAAGAACCACATTAGTAATTGCTCATCGTCTCTCAACTGTACGCAATGCAGATTTAATCTTGGTGCTGGATCGGGGTGTGCTAATCGAGAGTGGTACTCACGAAGAGTTAATGGCTAAACGGGGACATTATTTTTATCTGAATCACCAGCAGTTAGATAACGCAGCCTAA
- a CDS encoding HlyD family efflux transporter periplasmic adaptor subunit, whose protein sequence is MTDTLNGQVKNQLHEDGIYQEVLTPQNPAISKPELNQETKTSQTSSIAISSDDWSHVTKDLLDSLPQVWTRGLLYFLIIFVAIILPWAMFSRVDETGVARGRLEPQGKTVRLDAPVAGTVAEIQVKEGDLVKNGQILLVMESELVQAELRQVKDRLEGQLNRRSQLNLLQSQLIVALATQEQQNQSQELEKQSQIDQARQNLNAIRSSSNLQKEEKLSQVNQAQQTVEYSQTANNLIESSLASTQREVNRYRQLWEKEVIPEITVIEKQDIAKEQQRLYEQSKSDIRQAKLRLAEQQSSYERTLSQFNADIEQARLRLNEQENGYQTVTHVGKLAVLKTQEQLKNIDTEISTLNAEIAQTKSQIQALEFQISQRILKANVNGTVFQLPIEKAGSVVQPGTMIAEIAPTDSPLIIRAQMATTESGSLAKGLPVKLKFDAYPFQDYGVIAGELLEISPTTTEIDTPGGRVAAYNLEIAMNQHCIPSPDQCIPLNPGDTATAEVIVRQRRIIDFLLDPFKKLQQGGVKL, encoded by the coding sequence ATGACAGATACATTAAATGGACAAGTAAAAAACCAACTTCATGAAGATGGAATCTATCAGGAAGTTTTAACACCTCAAAATCCAGCTATTTCTAAACCAGAACTTAATCAGGAAACGAAAACATCTCAAACATCAAGCATAGCCATCTCATCTGATGATTGGTCTCATGTTACCAAAGATTTGCTTGATAGTTTGCCACAAGTTTGGACAAGAGGATTACTATACTTTTTAATTATTTTTGTAGCGATTATTTTACCTTGGGCAATGTTTTCGCGGGTAGATGAAACAGGTGTAGCTAGAGGCAGATTAGAACCCCAAGGTAAGACAGTGAGACTAGATGCTCCTGTTGCTGGAACTGTTGCCGAAATTCAAGTTAAAGAGGGTGATTTAGTTAAGAATGGACAGATTTTGTTAGTCATGGAATCTGAATTAGTCCAAGCCGAGTTACGACAGGTAAAAGACAGATTAGAAGGGCAATTAAATAGGCGATCGCAGTTAAATTTATTACAGAGCCAGTTAATTGTAGCTTTAGCCACTCAAGAACAACAAAATCAATCTCAAGAGTTAGAAAAACAATCTCAAATAGACCAAGCCAGACAGAACTTGAATGCTATTAGAAGTTCATCTAATTTACAAAAAGAAGAAAAATTATCTCAGGTCAATCAAGCACAGCAAACGGTTGAGTATAGTCAAACTGCTAACAACTTAATAGAAAGTAGTTTAGCCAGTACCCAACGAGAAGTTAACCGCTATCGTCAGCTTTGGGAAAAAGAGGTTATCCCAGAAATTACAGTTATAGAAAAACAAGATATCGCTAAAGAACAGCAAAGATTATATGAACAGAGTAAGTCAGACATTCGACAAGCTAAGTTAAGGTTAGCAGAACAACAGAGTAGTTATGAACGGACTCTTAGTCAATTTAATGCCGATATTGAACAGGCTAGATTACGTCTCAATGAACAAGAAAATGGTTATCAAACAGTAACTCATGTGGGTAAACTTGCGGTACTCAAAACTCAGGAGCAATTAAAAAATATAGATACAGAAATTTCCACACTCAATGCAGAAATTGCTCAAACTAAAAGCCAAATTCAGGCTTTAGAGTTTCAGATAAGTCAACGAATTTTAAAAGCAAACGTGAATGGAACTGTATTTCAGTTACCAATTGAAAAAGCTGGTTCTGTAGTTCAGCCAGGCACAATGATTGCCGAAATTGCCCCAACAGATTCGCCTTTAATTATTAGAGCGCAAATGGCCACAACTGAGAGCGGTTCTTTAGCAAAGGGATTACCAGTTAAGCTCAAATTTGATGCTTATCCTTTTCAAGATTATGGAGTTATTGCCGGCGAATTATTAGAAATTTCTCCAACGACAACAGAAATAGATACACCTGGGGGAAGAGTAGCGGCTTATAACTTAGAAATTGCGATGAATCAGCATTGTATTCCTAGTCCTGATCAATGTATTCCCTTAAATCCTGGGGATACTGCAACTGCTGAAGTGATAGTGCGTCAGCGTCGGATTATTGACTTTCTACTTGATCCGTTTAAGAAATTGCAACAAGGAGGAGTGAAATTGTAA
- a CDS encoding peptidylprolyl isomerase, whose protein sequence is MLQTVTISSEDILQQVKLSSQIPDLIKKIVTCKLIDEVAAKEGITVKTEEIQEAANQMRLINNLHTADDTWAWMQKYSLSLDDFEEMICTNILSWKLATHLFADKIEPYFFENQLEYAGAIIYEVVLDDEDLAIELFYSLQEGEISFTEVALQYIQNKELRRCGGYCGILRRADLRPEISANVFAAKPPQILKPILTAKGYHLILVTEIIQPKLDDQLRLQIASNLFNAWIEKQIEAIEVVTKLN, encoded by the coding sequence ATGTTACAAACAGTTACAATTAGTAGTGAAGATATTCTTCAGCAAGTCAAGTTATCTTCTCAAATTCCTGACTTAATCAAGAAGATTGTGACTTGCAAACTGATTGATGAAGTAGCAGCTAAAGAAGGTATAACTGTTAAGACTGAAGAAATTCAGGAAGCAGCAAACCAAATGAGGTTAATCAACAACCTGCATACTGCTGATGATACTTGGGCATGGATGCAAAAATATAGCCTTTCTCTTGATGATTTTGAAGAAATGATATGCACTAATATACTATCTTGGAAGTTGGCTACTCATCTTTTTGCTGATAAAATCGAACCCTATTTTTTTGAAAATCAGTTAGAGTATGCTGGTGCAATTATCTATGAGGTTGTACTGGATGATGAGGACTTAGCAATTGAATTATTCTATAGCTTGCAAGAAGGAGAAATTAGCTTTACTGAAGTAGCTCTCCAATACATTCAGAATAAAGAGCTACGCCGTTGTGGAGGATATTGTGGAATATTACGACGCGCAGATTTAAGACCAGAAATTTCAGCCAATGTTTTTGCTGCTAAACCACCGCAAATTCTCAAACCTATTCTAACTGCTAAAGGCTATCATCTAATTTTAGTGACAGAGATTATTCAACCAAAATTAGATGATCAACTGCGCCTTCAAATTGCTTCTAATTTATTTAATGCTTGGATAGAAAAGCAGATTGAAGCTATTGAAGTTGTTACTAAACTGAATTAA
- a CDS encoding peptidylprolyl isomerase: MQNNSSTLTLPEITPATDEEIIAYLRRSTKMAEIAALTEQDALILSTCEQLGITVTNEELQATGDAFRQEHKLLDTTETLNWLTQQRISVEDWSEGIRLSLLTQKLKEHLFGAAVDSHYMNHRDEYKRVALSQILVRDLTEALQISQSLGQDNISFCVLALEHSKGQKSKENGGFVGICFLTELMPEIAQAITNAKEGDIIGPITTKLGYHILKVEKWFPAELREIREQVLDSLFQMGLKNGFNS; encoded by the coding sequence ATGCAAAATAACTCATCAACCCTAACACTACCGGAAATTACACCAGCCACAGATGAAGAAATTATTGCTTATCTACGACGTTCAACGAAAATGGCCGAAATTGCGGCTTTGACTGAACAGGATGCACTAATTTTATCTACCTGCGAACAGTTAGGTATCACAGTTACCAATGAAGAGTTGCAAGCAACGGGAGATGCCTTTCGTCAAGAACACAAGCTACTAGATACAACTGAAACCTTAAACTGGCTGACTCAACAGCGCATTTCTGTTGAAGATTGGTCAGAGGGAATTCGTCTATCGCTATTGACCCAGAAATTAAAAGAACATTTGTTCGGAGCCGCAGTAGATAGTCATTACATGAATCATCGGGATGAATATAAGCGTGTAGCTTTATCACAAATTTTAGTCCGTGATTTAACAGAAGCATTACAAATCTCTCAATCTCTAGGCCAAGACAATATTTCTTTCTGTGTTTTAGCTTTAGAACATTCCAAAGGGCAAAAATCTAAGGAAAATGGTGGTTTTGTAGGGATTTGCTTTTTGACAGAGTTAATGCCGGAAATTGCTCAGGCTATTACTAATGCAAAAGAAGGGGACATAATTGGACCCATTACTACCAAACTTGGTTATCACATTTTAAAGGTTGAAAAATGGTTTCCTGCTGAATTACGGGAAATTAGAGAACAAGTATTAGACTCGTTGTTTCAGATGGGATTAAAAAATGGTTTTAATTCCTAA
- a CDS encoding aldo/keto reductase, with product MQITNLAAPSLVSTNKLVSCNSQFQESDLPFYRKLGRTDLNVSCLGLGGGGSISSEDTLYAFEQGINYFFYSSDLHHHIYSSMSGGLRQLCGRGSANREKVVLATVTYIKNPDMALAALMDQFVELKLDYIDVFFWGWIDVKDESNFQDCLQLSHDLRGANSVYQRTIEKIFGISERLKKMGAVRYIGASFHDLGLAQKWSNSPLLDVVMVRHNMAHRSAQAKVFHELDPQDPQRPGIVTFKSTGSHSGVLWDTPDSFPEGLWQPFAPDCYRYSLTQNCVDVCLTGLRCREEIDAAIAGIKKGKLTSAELDYLAIYGDLHRQRLKIEDIEAKKLIYRSN from the coding sequence ATACAAATAACTAATCTTGCTGCACCATCCTTAGTCTCTACAAACAAGCTTGTCTCCTGTAATTCTCAATTCCAGGAGTCAGATTTGCCTTTTTACCGTAAACTAGGACGCACTGATTTAAACGTTAGTTGCTTGGGATTAGGCGGTGGTGGCAGTATTTCCAGCGAGGATACCCTTTATGCTTTCGAGCAAGGGATTAATTACTTTTTTTATTCTAGTGATTTACATCACCATATTTACAGTTCTATGTCAGGAGGATTGCGTCAATTATGTGGACGTGGTTCTGCAAATAGAGAAAAAGTGGTGCTGGCTACTGTAACTTACATCAAAAATCCAGACATGGCACTTGCTGCGCTGATGGATCAGTTTGTGGAGTTGAAACTTGACTACATTGATGTATTTTTCTGGGGTTGGATTGATGTCAAAGATGAGTCCAACTTCCAAGATTGCTTGCAACTTTCTCATGATTTAAGAGGTGCTAATTCTGTTTATCAGCGAACTATAGAAAAAATATTTGGCATCTCAGAACGTCTGAAAAAAATGGGGGCAGTTCGCTATATTGGTGCTTCTTTTCATGACCTTGGTTTAGCACAGAAGTGGTCTAATAGCCCACTGTTAGATGTCGTGATGGTGAGACATAATATGGCTCATCGCTCTGCTCAAGCAAAAGTATTCCATGAATTAGATCCTCAAGATCCTCAAAGGCCAGGTATTGTTACCTTTAAATCTACTGGTTCCCATTCAGGAGTTCTTTGGGACACCCCCGATAGTTTTCCAGAAGGTCTTTGGCAACCATTTGCACCTGATTGCTATCGCTACTCCCTCACTCAAAACTGTGTAGATGTTTGTTTAACCGGATTGCGTTGTCGAGAGGAAATTGATGCCGCGATCGCTGGCATAAAGAAAGGTAAACTGACATCAGCAGAACTAGATTATCTCGCAATCTATGGTGATTTACATCGCCAGCGCCTGAAAATCGAAGATATTGAGGCGAAAAAACTCATTTATCGTTCAAATTAG
- a CDS encoding T3SS effector HopA1 family protein yields the protein MTQLLNDSVIEQSKLTDLRLLHTLQDIVDKVEIHSNFSIHHPDYQPFELPPEAVSRFQSIPEVIKQKYLSLQLRNFLYGIYYNHSLRASLSLDTNTKNFASNLENNSFLGVDLQFYERLHASNSGTGYFDPGWSVIKQEDDGTLAVTKADLRLHIEREKHLPESAQKSKVGDLVAIRMPKNLVQNGFYMAVGNMGLHYQNHANTHPVTVRIYFNLTAEGAVAVMASLTQQLNAQAIPFDFKVLYNPNDYQRHDSGVLYFDKNHYQTVRQVLQTVYQEQQIHFQPEIPLFTMQLASGLGLAEEPEHKFATQESFGMNRCQIITNGMLAAWYAGEKLPENRMKAIFEQFSLLNIDWQHPYLNANSENIYLPLNDTNN from the coding sequence ATGACACAGTTACTCAACGACTCTGTAATTGAACAATCTAAATTAACAGATTTACGACTACTTCACACTCTACAAGATATTGTTGACAAAGTAGAAATTCATTCTAATTTTTCCATCCATCATCCTGATTATCAGCCATTTGAACTACCACCAGAAGCCGTCAGCCGCTTTCAGTCAATACCTGAAGTGATTAAGCAAAAATATTTGAGTTTACAATTGCGTAATTTTCTCTACGGTATTTACTACAATCACTCTTTACGAGCCTCTCTTTCACTGGATACAAATACTAAAAACTTCGCCTCAAACTTAGAGAACAATAGCTTTTTAGGAGTAGATTTACAGTTTTATGAGCGATTACACGCTAGTAATAGCGGCACTGGCTACTTTGATCCAGGGTGGTCTGTGATTAAGCAAGAAGATGATGGCACTTTAGCCGTGACTAAAGCAGATTTAAGACTGCATATTGAACGAGAAAAACATCTCCCAGAATCGGCACAAAAATCTAAAGTGGGTGATTTAGTCGCTATCCGGATGCCTAAAAATTTAGTGCAGAATGGCTTTTATATGGCGGTTGGGAATATGGGGTTACATTACCAAAATCATGCAAATACTCATCCTGTAACTGTACGCATCTACTTCAATCTCACTGCTGAAGGAGCTGTGGCTGTGATGGCAAGTCTAACACAACAGCTTAATGCTCAAGCTATTCCCTTCGACTTCAAGGTTTTATATAACCCCAACGATTACCAACGTCATGATTCCGGTGTATTGTACTTTGATAAAAATCATTATCAGACGGTCAGGCAAGTTTTACAAACTGTTTATCAAGAGCAGCAAATACACTTTCAGCCTGAGATTCCCTTATTTACGATGCAGTTAGCATCAGGATTAGGATTAGCAGAAGAACCTGAGCATAAATTTGCCACTCAAGAAAGCTTTGGTATGAATCGTTGCCAAATTATTACTAATGGAATGCTTGCTGCTTGGTATGCAGGAGAGAAATTGCCAGAAAATCGGATGAAAGCTATTTTTGAGCAGTTTTCTCTATTAAATATTGACTGGCAACATCCTTATCTGAATGCCAATTCTGAAAATATTTACTTACCATTGAATGATACAAATAACTAA
- a CDS encoding phosphotransferase, which yields MTLLLNSHNIFDYLVEHGLAHQADSPISVDAIVAKNFNLLVTLTDSRKLLVKQERHGQDGQASGEFLHEWRIQEFLKTFPETEHLRHFLPQILNYDRDNSIMIFNYLDNYRDLSDFYTKENRFPRKIASAIGTILANLHRTTLNQQEYRDFFYQNPDDPLLARIPKLIRGLERISPEVFGVVPADGLKFFALYQRYDSLGEAIAQLGNTFTPCCLIHNDLKLNNILLHNDFEQSTDRVVRLIDWEQSTWGDPAFDLGCLIASYLQIWLSSLVIGTELSIEESLQLAIAPLELLQPSITAFMQAYLDTFPEILKSHPDWLSKVVQFTGLALIQQILAIVQHQKSFGNTGIILLQVAKSLLCRPESSIKTVFGQSVAELTSAFRIAVI from the coding sequence ATGACATTGCTTTTGAATTCTCATAATATTTTCGATTATTTAGTTGAGCATGGTTTAGCTCATCAAGCAGATAGCCCTATTAGTGTTGATGCAATAGTCGCTAAAAACTTCAATTTGTTAGTTACTTTAACAGATAGTCGTAAGCTTTTGGTTAAGCAGGAACGGCACGGTCAAGACGGTCAAGCCTCTGGTGAGTTTTTGCATGAGTGGCGAATTCAGGAGTTCTTAAAAACATTTCCAGAGACGGAGCATCTGCGTCATTTTTTACCGCAAATACTAAATTATGATAGAGATAACTCCATCATGATTTTCAACTACTTGGATAACTATCGTGATTTATCAGATTTTTATACCAAAGAAAATCGCTTTCCCAGAAAAATTGCCTCTGCAATTGGCACGATTTTAGCCAATCTTCATCGGACAACGCTTAATCAACAAGAGTATCGAGACTTTTTTTATCAGAATCCTGATGATCCACTGCTGGCTCGTATACCTAAATTAATCCGGGGGCTAGAACGTATTAGTCCAGAGGTTTTTGGTGTAGTCCCTGCTGACGGGTTAAAGTTTTTTGCGCTTTATCAGAGATATGACAGCTTAGGAGAGGCGATCGCTCAATTAGGTAATACTTTTACGCCGTGCTGTCTGATTCATAACGATCTCAAGCTCAACAATATTCTCTTACACAACGATTTTGAGCAGTCTACTGATAGAGTTGTGCGATTGATTGATTGGGAACAATCGACTTGGGGCGATCCTGCTTTTGATTTAGGCTGTCTCATTGCTAGCTATTTGCAAATCTGGCTATCAAGCTTAGTGATTGGGACTGAACTGAGTATTGAAGAATCTCTACAACTAGCGATCGCTCCCCTGGAACTACTGCAACCTTCAATTACTGCTTTCATGCAAGCTTATCTTGATACTTTCCCAGAAATCTTAAAATCTCATCCAGATTGGTTGTCAAAGGTAGTTCAATTTACAGGTTTAGCCCTAATTCAACAAATTTTGGCCATCGTTCAACACCAAAAATCATTTGGTAATACTGGTATCATTCTGCTACAAGTCGCTAAAAGCTTATTATGTCGCCCAGAATCATCTATAAAGACGGTTTTTGGTCAGTCTGTTGCTGAATTAACATCAGCGTTTAGAATTGCTGTTATTTAA